In Macrobrachium nipponense isolate FS-2020 chromosome 30, ASM1510439v2, whole genome shotgun sequence, a genomic segment contains:
- the LOC135202227 gene encoding monocarboxylate transporter 12-like isoform X4, protein MKLEISTPQFNKLSHGHVTDKYSKYEDLGDDNVIDGLQVIAEREMNSFQKHIPGLKRHDAKTSTIRQHYYPEGGWGWLICACVFVVHVLTTGLQFSYGVLFTDLLDHVGQNHTMGASWVGSTSMAISRLAAPIVVAVCRRKSTRLTAVIGGLVMALAVLFASFALQIHQVFLSYGLVLGIGVGMTRETANLMLGQYFKRRREFVEIIAQSGCGIGITLFSVFFKETIRSVGWRLGLQAVTGVVFTSFFLGIFYRSASLYHPQRRAILHLKNQKRKQVKDKKKQDSEKPPYFDLSCLKIRSVQILILTSAVMSVGLYTPLFYLILGGQREGLEDSALILLQTFLGFAYALGCIGFGLIVVRQSEECMISRQYLCQTSLYGLGVTVLALTAVKGYYGYVLFMWLYGLLLGGAHYAFQMLTLEKVRARHFSRAWGFIQGATAIPILIGVPITGYINESSNKTGYFFASFFVVTGASCLFLLSYFKERLAKQDISVSFTTVDSHLSHEPYALPLENGEGGGVGGGGGAKGGGGGGGGGGGSGMSNTVNKPIITVGGPITSPVCTCGMDSGVPPSVNNPHNPSGYQHYNNKLGKTISFATSVDVMEPRLKPELLTCISEEGLLDHYYDYVGDCVDTCKNIDQFFSYNECDDGMDFPCVDDEQDEHLLRRSHHSTLPSHPTSRRLRQSSGVSFSEPEGLARLGQGNGVGYGGSSAMGMGFGIKRHYPLYECHVPSIPRPPILRRVPTKRPGRSITVIEEMTTSV, encoded by the exons aTGGTCACGTTACGGATAAGTACTCGAAGTACGAAGATCTCGGGGACGATAATGTGATCGACGGGCTGCAGGTGATCGCCGAGAGGGAGATGAACTCCTTCCAGAAACATATCCCGGGCCTGAAGCGACACGATGCTAAAACATCCACCATAAGACAACATTACTATCCTGAAG gagGATGGGGATGGCTGATTTGTGCTTGCGTATTTGTGGTCCATGTCCTCACCACGGGCCTCCAGTTCTCATATGGAGTACTGTTCACCGACCTCCTGGACCACGTGGGCCAAAATCATACAATGGGAGCAA GTTGGGTAGGCTCCACAAGTATGGCCATATCTCGCCTAGCAGCCCCGATAGTAGTGGCTGTGTGCAGGAGGAAGTCAACGCGGCTGACAGCCGTCATCGGTGGTCTAGTCATGGCATTAGCTGTTCTCTTCGCGTCGTTCGCCTTGCAGATCCACCAGGTCTTTCTGAG TTATGGCTTGGTGCTGGGCATTGGCGTGGGCATGACGAGAGAGACGGCGAACCTTATGCTGGGTCAGTATTTCAAAAGACGACGAGAATTTGTCGAAATCATCGCTCAGTCTGGTTGTGGGATCGGCATCACCCTTTTTTCTGTGTTCTTCAAGGAAACCATCAG ATCGGTGGGCTGGCGTTTGGGGCTGCAGGCTGTGACAGGGGTAGTGTTTACGAGTTTCTTTCTCGGAATCTTTTATCGATCTGCATCGCTCTATCACCCACAGAGGAGGGCCATCCTACATCTCAAGAACCAGAAGAGAAAG CAAGTGAAAGATAAGAAGAAGCAAGACTCCGAGAAGCCGCCCTACTTCGACCTGAGTTGCCTAAAAATTCGATCGGTTCAAATCCTGATCTTGACCTCCGCCGTCATGTCTGTGGGTTTATACACTCCTCTATTCTACCTC ATTTTAGGGGGCCAACGAGAAGGATTAGAAGATTCAGCCTTGATCTTACTTCAGACTTTCCTTGGGTTTGCATACGCTCTCGGTTGCATAGGATTCGGTCTGATTGTGGTGCGACAAAGTGAGGAATGCATGATATCCCGCCAGTACTTATGCCAGACATCTCTCTATGGACTTG GGGTAACTGTGCTGGCTCTGACTGCAGTGAAAGGTTATTATGGGTACGTGCTCTTCATGTGGTTGTACGGTCTTCTTTTAGGAGGAGCTCACTATGCTTTCCAGATGCTGACGCTGGAAAAAGTCAGAGCGAGGCACTTTTCCAGAGCTTGGGGATTCATCCAGGGAGCCACGGCCATTCCCATCTTGATTGGTGTACCCATTACAG GTTATATAAATGAAAGCAGCAACAAGACGGGATACTTCTTTGCAAGTTTCTTTGTCGTGACTGGAGCCTCCTGCTTGTTTCTACTGAGTTATTTCAAAGAGCGCTTAGCGAAGCAAGACATCAGTGTATCCTTCACAACAGTTGATTCCCATTTGTCCCATGAACCGTATGCTCTTCCCCTTGAGAATGGAGAagggggaggagtaggaggaggaggtggtgcaaaaggaggaggaggaggaggaggtggaggaggaggcagTGGTATGAGCAACACTGTCAATAAGCCAATTATCACAGTTGGTGGTCCAATCACTAGTCCAGTTTGTACCTGTGGCATGGATTCAGGTGTTCCTCCTTCAGTGAATAACCCACACAATCCATCTGGTTACCAGCACTACAACAATAAACTAGGCAAGACTATATCCTTTGCAACCTCTGTAGATGTGATGGAGCCGCGCCTCAAACCAGAACTCTTGACATGTATCTCAGAGGAGGGTTTGCTAGATCACTATTATGATTACGTAGGTGATTGTGTTGATACTTGTAAGAATATAGATCAGTTCTTCTCTTACAATGAATGTGACGATGGGATGGATTTCCCTTGCGTGGACGACGAGCAGGACGAACATTTGCTGAGGCGATCCCACCATTCTACCCTACCCAGCCACCCAACGAGCCGTCGCCTTCGACAATCCAGTGGTGTGAGTTTTAGTGAGCCGGAAGGTCTAGCTAGGTTAGGGCAGGGCAACGGCGTTGGGTACGGGGGCTCATCTGCGATGGGCATGGGATTCGGCATCAAAAGGCACTACCCTCTGTATGAATGCCACGTCCCCTCGATCCCCCGCCCACCTATACTACGAAGAGTACCTACCAAAAGACCTGGACGGTCTATCACTGTCATAGAAGAGATGACAACTTCCGTGTAG
- the LOC135202227 gene encoding monocarboxylate transporter 12-like isoform X3 produces MKLEISTPQFNKLSRLAEDGLKQTSMPNQDGHVTDKYSKYEDLGDDNVIDGLQVIAEREMNSFQKHIPGLKRHDAKTSTIRQHYYPEGGWGWLICACVFVVHVLTTGLQFSYGVLFTDLLDHVGQNHTMGASWVGSTSMAISRLAAPIVVAVCRRKSTRLTAVIGGLVMALAVLFASFALQIHQVFLSYGLVLGIGVGMTRETANLMLGQYFKRRREFVEIIAQSGCGIGITLFSVFFKETIRSVGWRLGLQAVTGVVFTSFFLGIFYRSASLYHPQRRAILHLKNQKRKQVKDKKKQDSEKPPYFDLSCLKIRSVQILILTSAVMSVGLYTPLFYLILGGQREGLEDSALILLQTFLGFAYALGCIGFGLIVVRQSEECMISRQYLCQTSLYGLGVTVLALTAVKGYYGYVLFMWLYGLLLGGAHYAFQMLTLEKVRARHFSRAWGFIQGATAIPILIGVPITGYINESSNKTGYFFASFFVVTGASCLFLLSYFKERLAKQDISVSFTTVDSHLSHEPYALPLENGEGGGVGGGGGAKGGGGGGGGGGGSGMSNTVNKPIITVGGPITSPVCTCGMDSGVPPSVNNPHNPSGYQHYNNKLGKTISFATSVDVMEPRLKPELLTCISEEGLLDHYYDYVGDCVDTCKNIDQFFSYNECDDGMDFPCVDDEQDEHLLRRSHHSTLPSHPTSRRLRQSSGVSFSEPEGLARLGQGNGVGYGGSSAMGMGFGIKRHYPLYECHVPSIPRPPILRRVPTKRPGRSITVIEEMTTSV; encoded by the exons aTGGTCACGTTACGGATAAGTACTCGAAGTACGAAGATCTCGGGGACGATAATGTGATCGACGGGCTGCAGGTGATCGCCGAGAGGGAGATGAACTCCTTCCAGAAACATATCCCGGGCCTGAAGCGACACGATGCTAAAACATCCACCATAAGACAACATTACTATCCTGAAG gagGATGGGGATGGCTGATTTGTGCTTGCGTATTTGTGGTCCATGTCCTCACCACGGGCCTCCAGTTCTCATATGGAGTACTGTTCACCGACCTCCTGGACCACGTGGGCCAAAATCATACAATGGGAGCAA GTTGGGTAGGCTCCACAAGTATGGCCATATCTCGCCTAGCAGCCCCGATAGTAGTGGCTGTGTGCAGGAGGAAGTCAACGCGGCTGACAGCCGTCATCGGTGGTCTAGTCATGGCATTAGCTGTTCTCTTCGCGTCGTTCGCCTTGCAGATCCACCAGGTCTTTCTGAG TTATGGCTTGGTGCTGGGCATTGGCGTGGGCATGACGAGAGAGACGGCGAACCTTATGCTGGGTCAGTATTTCAAAAGACGACGAGAATTTGTCGAAATCATCGCTCAGTCTGGTTGTGGGATCGGCATCACCCTTTTTTCTGTGTTCTTCAAGGAAACCATCAG ATCGGTGGGCTGGCGTTTGGGGCTGCAGGCTGTGACAGGGGTAGTGTTTACGAGTTTCTTTCTCGGAATCTTTTATCGATCTGCATCGCTCTATCACCCACAGAGGAGGGCCATCCTACATCTCAAGAACCAGAAGAGAAAG CAAGTGAAAGATAAGAAGAAGCAAGACTCCGAGAAGCCGCCCTACTTCGACCTGAGTTGCCTAAAAATTCGATCGGTTCAAATCCTGATCTTGACCTCCGCCGTCATGTCTGTGGGTTTATACACTCCTCTATTCTACCTC ATTTTAGGGGGCCAACGAGAAGGATTAGAAGATTCAGCCTTGATCTTACTTCAGACTTTCCTTGGGTTTGCATACGCTCTCGGTTGCATAGGATTCGGTCTGATTGTGGTGCGACAAAGTGAGGAATGCATGATATCCCGCCAGTACTTATGCCAGACATCTCTCTATGGACTTG GGGTAACTGTGCTGGCTCTGACTGCAGTGAAAGGTTATTATGGGTACGTGCTCTTCATGTGGTTGTACGGTCTTCTTTTAGGAGGAGCTCACTATGCTTTCCAGATGCTGACGCTGGAAAAAGTCAGAGCGAGGCACTTTTCCAGAGCTTGGGGATTCATCCAGGGAGCCACGGCCATTCCCATCTTGATTGGTGTACCCATTACAG GTTATATAAATGAAAGCAGCAACAAGACGGGATACTTCTTTGCAAGTTTCTTTGTCGTGACTGGAGCCTCCTGCTTGTTTCTACTGAGTTATTTCAAAGAGCGCTTAGCGAAGCAAGACATCAGTGTATCCTTCACAACAGTTGATTCCCATTTGTCCCATGAACCGTATGCTCTTCCCCTTGAGAATGGAGAagggggaggagtaggaggaggaggtggtgcaaaaggaggaggaggaggaggaggtggaggaggaggcagTGGTATGAGCAACACTGTCAATAAGCCAATTATCACAGTTGGTGGTCCAATCACTAGTCCAGTTTGTACCTGTGGCATGGATTCAGGTGTTCCTCCTTCAGTGAATAACCCACACAATCCATCTGGTTACCAGCACTACAACAATAAACTAGGCAAGACTATATCCTTTGCAACCTCTGTAGATGTGATGGAGCCGCGCCTCAAACCAGAACTCTTGACATGTATCTCAGAGGAGGGTTTGCTAGATCACTATTATGATTACGTAGGTGATTGTGTTGATACTTGTAAGAATATAGATCAGTTCTTCTCTTACAATGAATGTGACGATGGGATGGATTTCCCTTGCGTGGACGACGAGCAGGACGAACATTTGCTGAGGCGATCCCACCATTCTACCCTACCCAGCCACCCAACGAGCCGTCGCCTTCGACAATCCAGTGGTGTGAGTTTTAGTGAGCCGGAAGGTCTAGCTAGGTTAGGGCAGGGCAACGGCGTTGGGTACGGGGGCTCATCTGCGATGGGCATGGGATTCGGCATCAAAAGGCACTACCCTCTGTATGAATGCCACGTCCCCTCGATCCCCCGCCCACCTATACTACGAAGAGTACCTACCAAAAGACCTGGACGGTCTATCACTGTCATAGAAGAGATGACAACTTCCGTGTAG